Proteins found in one Populus alba chromosome 14, ASM523922v2, whole genome shotgun sequence genomic segment:
- the LOC118037086 gene encoding uncharacterized protein — translation MDVEERKLFVGGIPRGTSEDTLRDHFNKYGVVSHLLVAKDQITKLPRGFAFVVFSDAASAARALQDRHVIRGRTVEVKKAIPKTEKHQEHRQRHPHGNQETASNGPGTNSDNSTGNENYYRTKKIFVGGLSSSLTDEQFRNYFEKFGRTVDAVVMQDSSNKPRGFGFVTFDSEECVAKVMRNSFHDLNGKTVEVKKAVPKDRVNGDIGSCSSNGVTDKGPEPENHPFYGPTHDPHYTPFLMYGGVHGYFYGMSFYGGVYPMVGFGRPVLGVSPMVPTIPFMPAAGPFPYNNACLYPAYMHDVSSTWAMEVVGHNQIVEPGVNGEVDVVHENNVHVPSNATTPPSEEGNVGSESFGLKGGDVDAVHDSNGHVPGMNGEVDVVCDSNGHVPSNAIAPPSEEGNAGSESFGLKGGDVDAVHDSNGHVPGMNGEVDVVCDSNGHVPSNAIAPPSEEGKVGSGLKGGDVDAFPDNNGHVEPGVNGEVDAVHDSNGHVPSNATAPPSEEGKVGSGLKDGDVDAVPDNNGHVGPGVNGEVDAVHDSNGHVPSNATAPPSEEGKVGSDAFGLRGGDVDAGPDINGHFEPDVNGEEVGGYSQIVEPDVNGEVDAFGDSNGHVPSNATAPPSEERKAGGDALGLQGSNDGALANGIE, via the exons ATGGATGTTGAGGAAAGGAAGCTTTTTGTGGGAGGTATACCGCGAGGGACGAGCGAGGACACTCTAAGAGATCACTTCAACAAATACGGTGTCGTTTCGCATTTACTCGTGGCCAAGGACCAAATCACTAAATTACCAAGAGGGTTTGCTTTTGTTGTGTTCTCTGATGCTGCTTCTGCTGCTAGGGCTCTTCAAGATAGGCATGTTATTCGTGGAAGAACG GTAGAAGTGAAGAAAGCAATACCCAAAACTGAAAAACACCAAGAGCACCGGCAGCGCCACCCCCATGGTAACCAGGAAACTGCTAGCAATGGGCCGGGGACGAATAGTGATAACAGTACTGGCAATGAAAATTATTATAGGACTAAGAAGATATTTGTGGGAGGTTTATCATCTAGTCTAACTGATGAACAGTTTAGAAATTACTTTGAAAAGTTTGGTAGGACGGTAGATGCAGTTGTGATGCAGGATAGTTCAAACAAGCCTAGGGGCTTTGGGTTTGTCACCTTTGATTCCGAGGAATGTGTCGCCAAGGTTATGCGCAACAGTTTTCATGACTTGAACGGCAAGACAGTGGAGGTTAAGAAGGCTGTGCCGAAAGATAGAGTAAATGGTGATATTGGTAGCTGTAGTTCAAATGGCGTCACTGATAAAGGTCCTGAACCTGAAAATCACCCTTTCTATGGTCCGACACACGACCCACATTATACTCCTTTTCTGATGTATGGTGGTGTTCATGGGTATTTTTATGGAATGAGTTTCTACGGGGGTGTGTATCCTATGGTAGGATTCGGAAGACCTGTTTTGGGTGTTTCACCAATGGTCCCTACCATCCCATTCATGCCTGCAGCTGGACCGTTTCCTTACAACAATGCCTGTCTTTATCCTGCTTACATGCATGATGTGAGTAGCACTTGGGCTATGGAGGTTGTTGGGCATAATCAGATTGTTGAGCCTGGCGTGAATGGTGAAGTGGACGTGGTTCATGAAAACAATGTTCATGTTCCATCTAATGCCACAACACCTCCGAGTGAAGAGGGCAACGTTGGAAGTGAATCTTTTGGTTTAAAAGGTGGTGATGTGGATGCAGTTCATGACAGCAATGGACATGTGCCTGGTATGAATGGTGAAGTGGATGTGGTTTGTGACAGCAATGGACATGTTCCATCTAATGCAATCGCACCTCCGAGTGAAGAGGGCAACGCTGGAAGTGAATCTTTTGGTTTAAAAGGTGGTGATGTGGATGCAGTTCATGACAGCAATGGACATGTGCCTGGTATGAATGGTGAAGTGGATGTGGTTTGTGACAGCAATGGACATGTTCCATCTAATGCAATCGCACCTCCGAGTGAAGAGGGCAAGGTTGGAAGTGGTTTAAAAGGTGGTGATGTGGATGCGTTTCCTGACAACAATGGACATGTTGAGCCTGGTGTGAATGGTGAAGTGGACGCAGTTCATGACAGCAATGGACATGTTCCATCTAATGCAACAGCACCTCCGAGTGAAGAGGGCAAGGTTGGAAGTGGTTTAAAAGATGGTGATGTGGATGCGGTTCCTGACAACAATGGACATGTTGGGCCTGGTGTGAATGGTGAAGTGGACGCAGTTCATGACAGCAATGGACATGTTCCATCTAATGCAACAGCACCTCCAAGTGAAGAGGGCAAGGTTGGAAGTGATGCTTTTGGTTTAAGAGGTGGTGATGTGGATGCGGGTCCTGACATCAATGGGCATTTTGAGCCTGATGTGAATGGTGAAGAGGTTGGCGGGTACAGTCAGATTGTTGAGCCTGATGTGAATGGTGAAGTGGACGCCTTTGGTGACAGCAATGGACATGTTCCATCTAATGCAACAGCACCTCCGAGTGAAGAGCGCAAGGCTGGAGGTGATGCTCTGGGTTTACAAGGTAGTAATGATGGTGCTCTGGCTAACGGAATAGAGTAG
- the LOC118037076 gene encoding growth-regulating factor 1 produces the protein MDFGVQVGLDGLVGSDTSNSGFASLASSDPEAKQKLYGSGFLKQERPGNIDGDWRSSKLSKTESMLLEQSNTSLLKSNSNFLFADGQQQQQQMLSFSYPRSAPSAERSSQNGTLPYFHLTSSAHNRNTGYSSGIYNAASMHGVLTETRWPFTQSQWMELEHQALIYKYIAANVPIPSNLLIPIRKALDSAGFPSFSAGFFRPNTMPWGAFHMGFSSNTDPEPGRCRRTDGKKWRCSRDAVADQKYCERHMNRGRHRSRKPVEGQSGHSAAAATTVKPANGTSSSTSSSVVGLRSTVSDSLTIAHNQQQATSPSNLSASNTLSRMFLTKENVGERTQDATALSMLRSTMDLKSKETPFVISKQQNSYGESLRKEFGLVTSDSLLNHSQKSSSLMSCRNFGSSQDLTNQESVSQHSLRQFMDDWPKSQSDRSAVSWPELDQQSERTQLSISIPMAPADFMSSTSSPNNEKVTLSPLRLSREFDPIQMGLGVGGGGGSIANEPNQRQANWIPISWGTSMGGPLGEVLHNTNNNAAAECKTTSSLNLMTYRWDNSPRIGSSPTGVLQKSAFASLSNSSAGSSPRAENRTNEGGSLCNDLLGSTIVHSSSLPAM, from the exons ATGGATTTTGGGGTTCAGGTGGGTTTGGATGGGTTGGTGGGTTCAGACACAAGTAATAGTGGTTTTGCTTCTCTTGCTAGCTCAGATCCTGAAGCAAAGCAGAAGTTGTACGGATCTGGGTTCTTGAAGCAAGAGAGACCTGGCAACATCGATGGTGATTGGAGGAGCTCTAAATTGTCCAAAACTGAGTCAATGCTGCTTGAGCAGAGTAACACTTCACTTCTGAAATCTAACTCCAACTTTCTCTTCGCTGATggacagcagcagcagcagcagatgcTCAGCTTCTCCTATCCCAGATCAGCTCCTTCAGCGGAAAGAAGCTCCCAAAATGGCACATTGCCGTACTTTCACCTCACCTCTTCTGCTCATAATAGAAATACAG GCTACAGCTCTGGTATCTACAACGCTGCCAGCATGCATGGGGTTTTGACCGAGACCAGATGGCCATTCACTCAATCACAATGGATGGAGCTTGAACATCAGGCCTTGATCTACAAGTATATAGCAGCAAATGTGCCTATACCATCTAATCTGCTCATTCCCATTAGAAAAGCTCTTGATTCTGCTGGGTTTCCTAGCTTTTCTGCTGGATTTTTCAGACCCAATACAA TGCCATGGGGTGCTTTCCATATGGGTTTCTCCAGCAACACTGATCCGGAGCCAGGACGGTGTCGAAGGACAGATGGGAAGAAATGGCGGTGCTCAAGAGATGCAGTTGCCGATCAGAAGTATTGTGAGCGGCATATGAACAGGGGCCGCCATCGTTCAAGAAAGCCTGTGGAAGGCCAATCAGGCCATTCCGCTGCAGCCGCCACCACTGTAAAGCCAGCCAATGGCACTTCGTCTTCTACATCATCATCAGTGGTGGGGCTTCGCAGCACTGTGTCCGACAGCCTCACTATTGCTCATAATCAGCAGCAAGCAACGAGTCCATCTAATCTTTCTGCCTCTAATACGCTCAGCAG GATGTTCCTTACTAAAGAGAATGTAGGTGAGAGAACGCAGGATGCGACAGCCTTGTCCATGCTTCGATCCACCATGGACCTTAAATCGAAAGAAACTCCATTCGTCATATCAAAACAGCAGAACTCATATGGGGAATCCTTACGAAAAGAGTTTGGACTTGTCACCTCCGATTCCCTCCTCAATCACTCACAGAAAAGCTCATCCTTAATGAGTTGCAGAAATTTTGGATCGTCTCAGGACCTCACTAACCAGGAATCTGTTTCACAGCACTCCCTCCGCCAATTCATGGATGATTGGCCTAAAAGTCAGTCTGATCGTTCTGCTGTTTCTTGGCCTGAACTTGATCAGCAATCTGAGAGAACCCAGCTATCGATTTCAATCCCCATGGCTCCTGCAGACTTCATGTCATCTACTTCCTCCCCAAACAATGAAAAAGTCACTCTCTCCCCATTGAGATTATCACGAGAATTTGATCCAATACAGATGGGACTGGGAGTGGGAGGTGGAGGTGGTAGTATTGCCAACGAACCAAACCAGAGGCAAGCCAACTGGATTCCCATTTCTTGGGGAACTTCAATGGGTGGTCCGCTCGGGGAGGTCTTGCACAACACCAATAACAATGCAGCAGCAGAGTGCAAGACCACGTCATCGCTGAACCTGATGACCTATAGATGGGACAACAGTCCTCGTATAGGTTCATCTCCAACTGGGGTTTTACAAAAGTCAGCGTTTGCTTCCCTTTCAAATAGCAGTGCGGGAAGCAGCCCAAGAGCAGAGAACAGGACCAATGAAGGTGGCAGTCTCTGCAATGACCTCCTTGGATCAACTATTGTGCATTCTTCTTCATTGCCTGCCATGTAA